Proteins encoded in a region of the Clostridium beijerinckii genome:
- a CDS encoding IS110 family transposase encodes MEAIIERCAGIDVHERTVVVCVLKGDLKKKPEKEIETFNTTTTDLLKLLDWIEERGCTQVAMESTGVYWKPVWNVLESGDFEIILANARHIKNLPGRKTDVKDAEWIAQLLRSGLINKSFVPDAHIRDLRDITRYRKKILYELNREKNRIHKILEDCNIKISSYISDIFGDTGRKILNKIINQEEIRMTDLIEISNGRGKASIRKKLGEIKEAVNGKIRNHHLTMIKYSYDHIRFLEEQVVHIEKEIGEYIEPYFEEVEIIDTIPGINKNAASVIIAEIGTDMSYFPTDKHLTSWAGLSPGNCESAGKKKEVKQ; translated from the coding sequence ATGGAAGCAATAATTGAAAGGTGTGCAGGTATAGATGTGCACGAAAGAACAGTAGTAGTATGTGTTTTAAAGGGTGATTTAAAGAAAAAACCGGAAAAGGAAATAGAGACATTTAATACTACGACTACAGATTTGTTAAAACTTTTAGATTGGATTGAAGAAAGAGGCTGTACGCAAGTAGCAATGGAAAGCACAGGCGTATACTGGAAGCCTGTCTGGAATGTATTAGAATCAGGTGATTTTGAAATTATACTTGCAAATGCTAGACATATAAAGAATCTTCCAGGAAGAAAGACCGACGTGAAAGACGCAGAATGGATAGCTCAATTATTGAGAAGTGGATTAATTAATAAGAGTTTTGTACCAGATGCACATATAAGAGATCTTAGAGATATAACAAGATATAGGAAGAAAATACTATACGAACTTAATAGAGAGAAGAATAGGATTCATAAAATTCTAGAGGATTGTAATATAAAGATTTCAAGTTATATTTCAGATATATTTGGAGATACAGGACGAAAAATATTAAATAAAATCATTAATCAAGAAGAAATTAGAATGACAGACTTAATTGAGATATCAAATGGTAGAGGTAAAGCAAGTATAAGAAAGAAACTAGGAGAAATAAAAGAGGCTGTAAACGGAAAAATAAGAAACCATCATTTGACAATGATAAAATACAGCTATGATCACATTAGGTTTTTAGAAGAACAAGTAGTCCATATAGAAAAAGAAATAGGTGAATATATAGAGCCATATTTTGAAGAAGTAGAGATAATAGATACTATACCAGGTATAAACAAGAATGCAGCATCAGTAATAATAGCAGAGATTGGAACTGATATGAGTTATTTCCCAACAGATAAGCATCTAACATCATGGGCAGGCCTAAGTCCTGGAAATTGTGAAAGCGCAGGTAAAAAAAAAGAAGTAAAACAATGA